One Uloborus diversus isolate 005 chromosome 7, Udiv.v.3.1, whole genome shotgun sequence genomic window, ttggctataagatgcattgtgataaaagcttttaataaaattttccagattaagataagaatggttgaaatcaacagattgagtgacttatttatttttttggagaaaaaaaacagcctatctttttaactttagcagatgggccggttttttgtcctcagaataagaccttttttgagagtgagagattcaaaagtaacgatttgtttcatctataaaaatcattttgaacatggaaaaaaaaaaaagtccaatggccgaaatttttgaaaagacggaatcCGTCCGttggacggaagtgtggcaacCATGGTTGTGATTTATAAACAACACAATAGGGGCCACAAGAAGAGGCAAGGGGTGCCACAAAGTGTCCTTGATTTCAATACACTCATATGTAATAAAGACTAGGATGCAATGAGAAAACTTTCAACATGAGACAAAGGACGTTTGTTACATATAAGTTTGGAAACCCCTAGCATAAAAGAGGATTTCTATCAAttgcgaaattttattttgttacaaaaatggTTTAACGAAGTCTATAATTATGTTGGGTATGTCCCATTTTTAACATTCATAATATTCTTCGGGAGCAATGCCAAATTCAAATCAACTTATTCTCTTTTCCAAATATACAACGTAGCTGCGGACAATGAAACATGAAAATTAGAgccttttaaaagaataaatttagcAGCAAAAGGGATTTTTATCATCTAACTGAAGATTTCTTAAATTGAGCTTATCAAGGATTGTTGCTGCATGGGTATAAagcttttatttagaaaaatcatcttgcaattgaaaaaatttttcaGTATTCTTAGCCATTGAAAAATCGTGTATCATATTGGATCTTTCGGGAGGGAGGGGGATAACAAATCTGTTTGCATGTCAATTCTtgcctctttaaaaatttttgtgtgaTGTAttggaatcaaaatatttttaaaaattttaaagtagcaaaataattaaactatttcATGTGTATCACTAGTCATTGTTGCATAAATTGTATTTAGTAACTGAGCTAGTtgcatttcaattttcaaaaatatagattcACAACGCCAAAACAATAAAAACTTGATAAGCATACGTACATGAGAAATTTATAAACCTACTTTTtcaatgaagtcaattttaaattaGTGTGAAATATACAGTCAGACCTACCAATATTTAATTACTACAAGCAAATAAAAGATGGAAGATTTTGAGCATTATCTTGGACAGAATCGTCAATCTGTTGCAAATGGCAATACTTTTAGCAAATTTTAGCTTACAGAATTTCAGATTGTTTcttgcaacatttaaaattttaataaaaaatatgaaaaactgaAACCTTTATCATTAAAACTATCGAGTCACATgtacaaaatcattttttacccacacagtgtttcgattagtacaagctaggtggacaaaagtcatgttcaaaattctaaactttggtattgggatacttaattatttgtttatatcTAACTCCCTTCAGTTACAtgagtaataaggttcaaaagGTACCGGTTTGAGTTCCAGACAttatttcatcacacaaaattaaaaattttcctaatttcatatgatttttttattcaagatggatattatttatattagtgctttttttcttaatttaattaatcCGATAACtaaataatgttaaatttttttaaaaagaacaaaggaCTTATTGccagtttcaaaacttttaagtgATGGTTATGACTTGTACCCGgactaaattttctgtatatagtagctGCAGCTTAATATTTAATAGTTATATTAATAGATTTCACAGGTTCAATTTCgggtaaaatttaaataagtagtCTGAGGTTGAAGaacataatttagctttaacatCAGTtctcttttaaactaaaattacttTATGATAGTCAGAAAGCAACAAAACATGCtaacaattattgaaatttgttGCTGAACATTACAACATAACAGTGAAACACCGTTTATAAGTTTCTCTTTCATACGTTTTTACGTTAgaatctaatacacattaacctatacctattgtACGCTTTTTCATAGTCCTTTAAAAAACGcataaactgtgcttcactgtagtACATTCCTGCAAAAGTAAAACTGAATGCTTCATTAAATAAACCTGAGAACTCCAGAACAAAAAGACAAACAAATCAAGATTCCATCTTTTTATTTCTGCGAAGTTTTCAGAAATGAACCAAAACATTTAGAATTCTTCATCTCCTTCGTCTTCAGCACCTTCTGTAGAATCTATGCCAACTTCTTCATAATCTTTCTCCAGGGCAGCTAAATCTTCTCTAGCTTCCGAGAACTCTCCTTCTTCCATGCCCTCTCCTACATACCAGTGAACGAAAGCCCGCTTGGCATACATCAGATCGAATTTATGATCGAGACGAGCCCATGCTTCTGCAATTGCAGTCGTGTTAGACAACATGCAAACTGCTCTTTGGACCTTGGCAAGATCTCCACCAGGAACAACAGTGGGTGGTTGATAGTTGATTCCAACCTAAAgcaagaaattttagattttcagactttttaatttacaaaaactaaATAATGGGGAGCCAATGATTAAACTCTATAATTCAATTAAGAAATCAGTttaataagcaaatatttttttaccattaACAATAAAACATTCTTGGTTCACCAGCATTTGGGTAACTTCTGTATTATGCATTAccatttgaaattaaagttcagtttagaaaaaagaaaaagtgaaaaagttaTCTAgtaaaccccccccccaaatcaaaGCCAGAACTGCATACAATATACCAGGCAGCCAGGTTATCACATCCTTTAGAATGAAAACTGGGATGTCTGTCATATTGTATGATGTTACAGGAACCGCGTTAAGCATTCGCCAATTACGATAAAATCGTAAAATTGGCGAACAAAATTCGAATTTGGCAAATTtattggcgttttttttattcTCCGAATACTCCAAGCATATTGAGATGCGCGTTAGCATCGGATTGGAGGAAGGAAGACGTTTGCCTCTCGCCTCTTTGCGTCACTGTACTTGCGCCTCTCGCTGATTGGATATCGAGTGCGCAGTGGCGGATGCCTAGTTGAATGGCacttttgtttcattgttttcaatGTCTGAAACAACAGAGTAAGATAGGAATGTAGTCTTGACttcattaaaagcttttatttctattctcAAATTTATTGAAGAATGATAAATGTCACTTGAAGTTGTTtatagccattttttttctttgaaaaattacttaatttgcatttttttctctccaaattcctaaaaacaaacaaaaattcctgGATATACCCCTGCCTTTatcctcaaaaaattgtcaaaaattaagttatatttcactttctgattaaatatttctgcagataaaaatgcatttaaaatgagtaaaagttagtctttgactaaaacttttgaaatttggctaacactTCAAAAATTTGGCGAACGATTCGAAATCCTTAGCGCGATCCCTGTGTTATCATTTAATTGCTCGCCATTTTCtctttgtgaatttaaaaaatgaagaacactGAATGTTACATCAAATATGATGATATTTAAAGCTATCAGTCTGCTTTAGTAATATTCATTGCAGTCGGTTCATAGTATAATAGTTAAACTTAGCAAAAAAGTTCGAATTCAGGTGGTAGAATATTTTACAGAGTTTAAAAAAAGGAGCtaaatacatttaatattttttcatttttctttttttgttaagcCTAGAACATACTgttaacatttaaataattttagtgatcttctgttaaaaagaatttttcaaaagtaaagtaCTGTCAGACTGTCACGAGATAAGCGCCAAGCCCCCGCCGAAGCGTCTTGGCCTGGACCTGTGTTGCTATAACAAGGAGTTTCAAAATGGAAGCTTTATGTTGCAAAAACCTGCACGAccaacgccaaaaaaaaaaaaaccctttttgctAACCCTCACAGAAAATGAAtgaagtccgtttctatggcagtagagggtgggagcttttctcgtgaaaggcAAACAGTATTTGTTAAACAATAATACTTGGGATATTATAAAGAATGTGTATTAAGAATTTCTTAGTTTATGATTTAATCAAATCATCCCatcagtttgaaaagaaataacttGGTTAAAAGGGGTTtgttgtaaccccaaaacacatgtcatgcagtaatctgcaattttttcttattttacctttcaagaaaaaggtatttattaaactaatatctatattttcagattcaaaaaatctttttcttaagattttaatttctgGTAAATCTTTTAGAGAAATTTTGTTTCGAGTAAAATTTCCGAGATATTTCATTCTAGTATCAGAGATGCATCAAGAATTGGGAGTGTTGTCGCCTATGTGGTTTTCTGCCAACCCGGTACAAGTCTcgattcaataaataaaattcagtgcAACAAACCTTGAAACCTGTTGGGCACCAGTCAACAAACTGGATGGTTCTCTTTGTTTTAATTGCAGCAATGGCAGCATTGACATCTTTCGGGACAACATCACCCCTGTACAACAAGCAGCAGGCCATGTACTTTCCATGTCGTGGATCACATTTCACCATCTGATTCGCTGGTTCGAAGCAAGCATTTGTGATTTCGGAAACCGTCAGCTGTTCGTGGTATGCCTTCTCTGCAGAGATAACTGGAGCGTAGGTGACAAGAGGGAAATGAATGCGGGGATAAGGTACCAAGTTGGTCTGGAACTCCGTCAAGTCGACATTCAATGCGCCGTCGAACCTGAGGGATGCAGTGATTGAAGAAACTATCTGTCCGATGAGCCTGTTGAGATTTGTGTAGGTAGGTCGCTCGATGTCCAGATTTCTGCGACAAATATCATAGATAGCTTCATTGTCTACCATAAAAGCACAATCTGAATGCTCTAAAGTAGTGTGTGTTGTAAGAATTGAATTGTAAGGCTCCACCACAGCAGTAGAAACCTGAAAGAGATAAGGAAAACAATGAGccaaatgtattttaacttttttttgtgttgacTATAATAGGGAAATAACTAACGTCAACCTCTTTAGATGTAAAAGATTTCACtttttcaagaacttttttaaaatatgattcattCACAGAACTACCATATCtataatttctaatttgaaaacacATCTGATAAAAGCAAAATTAAGTTGATATGTTTAAATTACAACAGTTGACGTATATAGACTCCTTTCAATGACCATGAACGTAATTGcccgaaagcaaaaaaaaaaaaacaatttggaaacagaattttcttttaaaaattaactttccgACTCTAGAAAACAAACCAATTCATACAATTCTCAGTTTAATTCGACGTCTGCTTAAATTATTTGCTAGCTTTCAATTGGGACATACAGTACatctatattttcaattaaattctcaaaaaataaagaattcatttCCTTTCATACGGGGGGAAAAAGTTGAAATAGTAGTATTAAACTTGATTCAGGGGGCGATTGCGAGttcaaaaatacctgaaagtttcaaagcgaggacgggggggggggggggggggggggagtaatctttggcccctattacttaagtgcacctttgccatagttttaaatagttccgagtcaaaatattgcgtgcacatttaataaaatttttaatggattacaaagttacttttgagctggtgttatacaaattatcttgacatttgtccatcttaaggctcttgcaggtatatttgatgagtattatataatttaaaataaatggtggAGGTTGggagataaaaaaaaagcataacgaaaaaagaacataattcctgaaaataccggaaatacatccgaaaataccggaaattcggtaaaatactggaccacaatcacccctgttgatttgacgattgtcaagggactggagaaagttatcgttaaatcaagcatagacattcaatacaGTCAAATCTGAACCAGTAAAacttatcattaaattgaggaaatcgttaaatcaaagttacaTTGTTTAGGACTCTTGGAAGATTGTGCATGGCAAGAGTTATTTGTAAAACTCATAAGAAAAGTAGGCATGATAACATTAAACATGCTGAGCAAAGCCACTTagttaaagtcttatatttaaaaaaaagtagagacccccccccccccacacaagtTACCTTCcttttattttgcataaaattatctTACACCTATTCCATTCTGTTGGCTAGATACACCATAGTCAAGGTATCCAACTTCCCTAACATTGTAAAAGAATTTACAAAATTATataattgaaaactattttacattataattgcattagataattttcaaaacaaaaattaccTGAGGTGCAGGATAGATAGCAAATTCCAGCTTTGATTTTTTCCCATAATCTACAGATAATCTTTCCATCAACAAAGAGGTAAAACCAGATCCAGTGCCTCCGCCAAAACTGTGGAAAATTAAGAAACCTTGAAGACCAGTACATTGATCAGCAAGCTTACGAATACGATCCAAAACGAGATCCACTATTTCTTTTCCAATGGTGTAATGACCCCTAGCGTAGTTGTTAGCAGCATCCTCTTTGCCAGTGATGAGTTGTTCGGGATGGAAGAGTTGTCTGTACGTACCGGTACGTACTTCATCCACCACTGTTGGCTCCAAGTCTACATATACTGCACGAGGAACATGCTTGCCAGCTCCAGTTTCACTAAAGAATGTGTTGAAGGAATCATCACCACCCCCTACTGTCTTGTCACTGGGCATCTGACCATCAGGCTGAATTCCGTGTTCCAGACAATACAGCTCCCAGCAGGCATTGCCTATTTGTACACCGGCTTGGCCAACATGGACACTGATACATTCACGCATTTTGGATTTTGttctgaaataaaatgatagataTTTAGTTGAAGCAGAGTTAGACAACAATTGCAAACTTTTAGAAAAGCTCATTCAGATACATAATATGCAGAAGGGATGCGGAGAATAAGAACATTCCATAATGCTGAGGGTTAAGGTTAGATAATAAAATATGTTGCAATCCCCAAGTGCAAGACTATTTTAAGAGATCAGCCGGGGGCTATCCATAAATAATGTCATTAGTTCTATTATTTATGACCCTTTTTCCTCAACATAAAAAGTCTAATCTCGTAAACtctaatattcctttatctccAAGTTCTCTTGGGGTCCCAAACTCTTGTGGAAACTTCAATTAACTAATGCTTCGGCCAGTAACCTGGAAACTTGTTACCCTCTCCTTCCTCAGCGGACGACCTTATTTGTGGACACCTAGGCTACCATATTTGGTACAGAAGATCATAAGTTAGCTAGAAATCTTGTTTCATTTGTATCttgggaactactttgatatatgcTCCCAAATAGgaaatttggcaacttttttctcactcatggtacaaaatacaagaaaatactaaatttggcaacagcaaaaacctaaaagctgaaaaatcctaaattgacaacaaaaaatggaaatagcaaccctaaaaagtccgtaggaagTGACAGATTTGGagcgtaatttttttcttttttttttggaggggggggaggggggtatatcGAAGTTATACCCTGTTTTGCAACAATGAAGTGAACACTTCCATCTTACCTATTAGATGTAACAGATAACTAACAATTTGTATTTTATCTCTTCAAACTTatcaaaaaggattttttttattcttcaaaggTATACATTTCTCTTGCACTTTTATTAGTATTTATCTCACTCTTCTGTTTCCTAATTGTTCAACACCTGCAATTTTTCGCAATTCCTGCAAAGTTGCATCATTTTGCATTACTTTTTAACATAGATGAGCCAATATGTTTAACCTTGCTGAACAATATAGCACAAGATTTGACATGAGGGCAACGCCCCGAAAGTCATCCAATatttaagttttaagaaattagttAAACAAAATGATTTCCTTACTTACATTTGAGCTTTCTCTATAATGGGAAAATCCCAAACCGTAGACTGAATTGCAGTAGTagctcatttttcaaaatgatatttaaaCAAAGTGGAGAAGAGcgagcattaaaatttaaaactttccaaACGATAACAACCATCCATAACAATTAAATGGAAGTGCACTGAAGTGAAGCCGATTGTGTACTTCAAAACTGAACTTTCAGAAATCATCAGGTCGACGCCTGTATTTcgaaaagtaaaaaaactaagaaaaaattaatgccgatactaaaattaaaaaaaactttcctttgtATAATAACGAAAACAGGATATTATAGACAACTTAAAGAGTAACAACTTAAGTCATGTTTCAAGCGGAACAATCAACTGACGGCCACACCCAGTGGCGTATAAAAGGCGAGGGAGTCTTACTTCAAAAACTAGAGAACATTTACATTATTTTACAGCTGAAAAGGACTACAGGTAACCATATCCTCACCTGAAATATTATCCCGGCTACGCCACTGACCACACCCTTTCAATGGCCGGGTTTAAAGACGCCGTCCGGTCGGCCATCAAAGTGAACTTCAGAAGAATACCTCAACGATTACATGACTTTCTATCAACTATTCTACCAAGTCaggaattgtttttacagtaacaTGAGTATGAATTCTTCAAGCAGAGGTCTTATCACAAAGCGGCTTTTAAATCAGAGCATAAAATTACATGACATGATTGACAGGTTAATGAACTTACAACGCTAGCGGAATACAGTAAT contains:
- the LOC129226147 gene encoding tubulin alpha chain — translated: MRECISVHVGQAGVQIGNACWELYCLEHGIQPDGQMPSDKTVGGGDDSFNTFFSETGAGKHVPRAVYVDLEPTVVDEVRTGTYRQLFHPEQLITGKEDAANNYARGHYTIGKEIVDLVLDRIRKLADQCTGLQGFLIFHSFGGGTGSGFTSLLMERLSVDYGKKSKLEFAIYPAPQVSTAVVEPYNSILTTHTTLEHSDCAFMVDNEAIYDICRRNLDIERPTYTNLNRLIGQIVSSITASLRFDGALNVDLTEFQTNLVPYPRIHFPLVTYAPVISAEKAYHEQLTVSEITNACFEPANQMVKCDPRHGKYMACCLLYRGDVVPKDVNAAIAAIKTKRTIQFVDWCPTGFKVGINYQPPTVVPGGDLAKVQRAVCMLSNTTAIAEAWARLDHKFDLMYAKRAFVHWYVGEGMEEGEFSEAREDLAALEKDYEEVGIDSTEGAEDEGDEEF